The Rhodococcus antarcticus DNA segment TCGAGCAGCAGGGTCAGCTTGTCCCGGCCCTCGACGGCCTCGAAGTCCTCGATGACCTCCTGCAGACCCGACGGGATGCTCACAGCGCGCCCGGCTCGGCGCCCGTGACGATGGGGACGCGCACCGCGTTGCCCCACTCGGTCCAGGAGCCGTCGTAGTTCTTGACGGAGGTGTGCCCGAGCAGGTGGGTCAGCACGAACCAGGTGTGGCTGGACCGCTCGCCGATGCGGCAGTACGCGATGACCTCGCCCTCGGGGGTCAGCCCGGCCTCCTCGTGGTAGATCGCCTCGAGCTCCGGCCGCTTCTTGAACCGTCCGTCCTCCGCAGCGGCCCTGGCCCACGGCACGCTCGCCGCGGTGGGGATGTGCCCGCCGCGCAGCGCACCCTCCTCGGGGTAGTCCGGCATGTGCGTGCGCTCGCCGGTGTACTCCGCGGGGGAGCGGACGTCGATGAGCGGCACGGTGCCGATCGCGGCCTGCACGTCCTCCTTGAACGCCCGGATGGGCGCGTCGTCGCGCTCGACGACGGGGTACTCCGCCGGCGTCACCGCGGTCTCGTCACGGGTCAGCTCGCGTCCCTCGGCCGCCCACGCAGCGCGGCCGCCGTCGAGCAGGCGGACGTCGGCGTGCCCGAACAGGGTGAACACCCACATCGCGTAGGCGGCCCACCAGTTCGACTTGTCCCCGTAGACGACGATCGTGTCCTCGCGGGAGATGCCCTTGCCGCCCATGAGCGCGGCGAAGCCTGCGCCGTCCACGTAGTCCCGGGTCACGCTGTCGTTGAGCTCGGTGTGCCAGTCGACCTTCACGGCGCCGCGGACGTGCCCGGAGTCGTAGAGCAGCACGTCCTCGTCGCTCTCGACGACGACGAGGCCGGGCTCACCGAGGTGCTCGGCCAGCCATGTCGTGGACACGAGCCGCTCGGGGTGGGCGTAGTCGGCGAAGTCGGGGTTCTGCTCCGGCGCGATCGGCACGGTGATCTCCAAGGTGTTGGTTGTGCGCTCCACGGTGTCACAGCCCCCCGGCGGAGGCTCAGCCGGCAGTGGGGTCGACCCCGCGCAGACCCGGGTCGCGGGCGATCGTCGACGACCGGGCGGGCGGACGTCCCCCGGTCGTCGAGCCGGACGGCGTCCAGCGCACCCTCGCCACGCCCGGAGCCGCTGCGCGCCTGCGGGGCAGACGTGTGCCTCAGGTGTTCCAGAAGCTGGTGACGCTGAGCCCGAGCTCGCCGAGCAGGCGCCGGACCAGGGGCAGGCTGATGCCGATCACGCTGGACGGGTCGCCCTCGATCCGCTCCACGAACCAGCCGCCGACACCGTCCAGGGTGAACGACCCCGCGACCTCCAGGGGCTCGCCGGTGGCCAGGTACGCCTCGACCTCGGCGGACGTGGGACGCGCGAAGTGCACGACGGTGGTCTGCACCGCCGTCGACTCGCCGACCACCTGCCCGTCGCGCACCCGGAGCACGCAGTGCCCGGTCAGCAGCTCCGCGGCGGCCCCGGCCATGGCCGCCCACCGCTTCCGGGCCACCTCGACGGTGTGCGGCTTGCCGACGAGCTCCCCGCCGACGTGCAGCATCGAGTCGCACCCGACCACCACCGCGTCCGACCACGCGGGGGCGACGTCGAGCGCCTTGGCCCTGGCGAGGGCAGCCACCAGCGCCGCAGGCTCGACGGGTCCGAGCACGGCAGCGAGCGCGTCCTCGTCGACGGCGGAGACTCGCACCTGTGGGTCCACCCCGGCGGCACGGAGCACCCCGAGCCGCGCGGGCGAGGCCGAGGCCAGGACGAACGTGGTCACTGCTGGCGCAGGCTCGCCGACCAGGCACCGGGGCCGGGGTGCAACGGACGGCGCAGCAGCTCGGCGGGGTCGCCCCAGCGCTCGCGGCGGCGCGGGGCCGGGGGCTCGCCGCCACCGGCCGCGGCCAGCACCAGCGTGAGCGCCACGACCTCGGCGTCGGTGGGCTGACCCCGGACGATGCTGAGCAGCGGCGCGGGGGTGGGCTCGCCTGCGCTCACAGCACCGTCCGGCTCGCCTGCGCTCACAGCACCGTCGGGCTCGCCTGCGCTCACCGCACCGTCGGGCTCGCCTGCGCTCACAGCACCGTCGGGCTCGCCTGCGCTCACAGCGGGATGTTCCCGTGCTTCTTGGGCGGCAGCGTCTGGCGCTTGGAGTCCAGCATGCGCAGCGCCCGGGCGACCTGGCCGCGGGTGTGGCTGGGCGGGATGACCGCGTCCACGTAGCCGCGCTCGGCCCCCACGTAGGGGTTGACCAGGGTGTCCTCGTACTCCTGCTGCAGCTCCGCGCGCAGGGCGTCGACGTCCTCGCCGGCCTCCGCCGCGGCCGCGAGACGGCGGCGGTGCACGATGCCCACCGCGCCCGAGGCGCCGATGACCGCGATCTGCCCGGTGGGCCAGGACAGGTTGACGTCGGCCCCGAGGTGCTTGGAGCCCATCACGTCGTAGGCGCCGCCGTAGGCCTTCCGGGTGATGACCGTGACCTTGGGGACGGTGGCCTCGGCGTAGGCGTAGATGAGCTTGGCGCCGCGCCGGATGATGCCGTTGAACTCCTGCTCGGTGCCCGGCAGGAACCCCGGCACGTCGACGAAGGTGATGACGGGGACGTTGAACGCGTCGCAGGTGCGGACGAAGCGAGCGGCCTTCTCGCTCGCGTCGATGTCGAGGCAGCCGGCGAACTGCATGGGCTGGTTGGCCACGATGCCCACGCTGCGGCCCTCCACCCGGGCGAAGCCGATGAGGATGTTGGGCGCCCACAGCTCCTGGACCTCGAGGAACTCCGCGTCGTCGACCACGCGGGTGATGACCTCGCGCATGTCGTAGGGCTGGTTCGCCGAGTCGGGGATCAGGGTGTCGAGCTCGAGGTCGGTCTCGGTGACGTTCTCGGCCAGTGACCCCTCGGTGAGGTTCTCGGACTCGAAGCGCGGCGCGGTGCCCAGGTTGTTGCTGGGCAGGTGGGCCAGCAGCTCCTTGACGTAGTCGAGCGCGTCCTGCTCGTCGGCGCCCATGTAGTGGGCCACGCCGGACTTCGTGTTGTGGGTGCGCGCCCCGCCCAGGTCCTCCATGGTGACGTCCTCGCCGGTGACGGTCTTGATGACGTCCGGCCCGGTGATGAACATCTGCGAGGTCTGGTCGACCATGACGATGAAGTCGGTCAGCGCGGGGGAGTAGACGTGCCCGCCCGCGCACGGGCCCATGATGAGCGAGATCTGCGGGATGACCCCGGAGGCGTGCACGTTGCGCAGGAAGATCTCGCCGTAGAGCCCGAGGGAGACCACGCCCTCCTGGATGCGCGCGCCGGCGCCCTCGTTGATGCCGACGAGCGGACGGCCGGTCTTCAGCGCCAGGTCCATGACCTTGACGATCTTCTCGCCGTAGACCTCGCCGAGGCTGCCGCCGAAGACGGTGGCGTCCTGGCTGAACAGGCACACCTCGCGGCCGTCGATGGTCCCGTAGCCGGTGACCACGCCGTCGCCGTAGGGACGGTTGTCGGCGAGGCCGAAGTTGGTGGAGCGGTGCCGGACCAGGGCGTCGGTCTCGACGAACGAGCCCGGGTCGAGCAGGGCGTCGATCCGCTCGCGCGCGGTCATCTTGCCCTTGGCGTGCGCCCGCTCGACGGCCTTGGCGGAGCCCGCGTGGATGGCGGCGTCCTCCCGGCGGTGCAGCTCGGCCAGCTTGCCGGCCGTGGTGTGCGGGTCGGGCGTCTCGCTGGCGGGCTTCGTCGCACTCGTCATGGGAGCGGACTCTAGCCAGGGGGCCCGACAGGACGGTGCGTGGGCGTGCTCACCCTGCTGCGGTCATCGGCGGGCGGCGTCCCGCATCCGTCGCACCTTGGCCGGGGTGAACCCGCGCTCCAGCAGGGGCTGCACCAGCCCGTCCAGCCACACGACCGGCAGCAGGCGGTCCGGCACCGCGGCGCGCCGGCTGCGGCGCGTGATCATCCGGACCATGGTGCGCACCACCTGCTCCGGGGGGACCTCCGACCACAGCCCGAGCTTCTTGTTGCCCCCCCAGATGAGGTCGCCGGCCGGGTCGTCGTGGGTCTGGGTCATCAGGTCGGTGCTCGCGAAGGTGGGGTGCAGGCACCCGACGTCGACCCCGTCGGCGCGGCCCTCGATGCGCAGCGAGTCCGCCATGGCCGTCACCGCAGCCTTGGAGGCGCAGTAGTGCGCCTGCAGCGGCGAGTGGATGGCCGCGGCCATGGAGGCGACGACGAGGACGTAGCCCCTGCTGGCGGCCAGGTGCGGGTACGTAGCCCGCAGGGTGCGGTAGACCCCGTTGACGTTGACGTCGAGCACGGCCTCGAAGCGGTCCGGGTCCAGGTCGGCGAGGGTGCCGAAGGCGGTGATGCCGGCGTTGGCGACGGTCATGTCGATGCCGCCGAAGTGCGTGGCCGCGGCGGCCACGGCGGCGTCGACCCCGGCCCGGTCGCGGACGTCGCAGTCGAAGGCCTCGGCGTTGGGCCCGAGCTCGCGGGCCAGGGCGTGCAGCCGCTCCGGCTCGAGGCCGAGCAGCGCGAGCCTCGCGCCCTTCTCGGCGAGGTCGCGGGCCAGGAGCTCCCCGAAGCCCCGTGCCGCGCCGGTGATGAGGACGACCTTGCCACGCACGTGCTGGATCTCTCGGGCCATGGGCCGAGAACGTAGCGGGTCGGGTACGTGGGCTCGGAGCATGCAGACGCGCATGCGGGTGACGCCAGGGAACCGCGACGCCCTGGCGCGGGTCGCGGAGACCGAGCTCGGCGGGGTCAGCCTCGACGAGGCGTTGCGCATCCTGCTGCCGGAGCACCTCAGCCGGGTGGCTGACGTCTCGGGGCAGAGTCGGTGCGGTTGCGGTCGAGTCGTCGGGCGGTTCGCGCAACGCGACTGCTCGGTGGTCAGCGTGCGGGGAACCGCGGAACCATGACGGCGGCGGCCTGCGCTCGTAGCTTCCGCGCTCGGGCCCGGTGCCACTTCTTTGGTCGTCGTCGAGGCGCTGGAGGGGGTGGGCGCAGGCTCCGCCACCCCGGTCGAGGACGAGCTGCAGGCGGCGGCAGAGGCGGCCAGGAGGGCCACTGCGGCGGACCGCATCGTCACCTCGGCCCCAGGTCGCTGGCGACACCGCCGCCGTCGCCCCTGCAGGACCGGACAGCAGGGTGAACCGCAGACCTGGGAGTGGTTCCACGAACCCGCGCGACCCGCGGTGAGCCGTCCGGTCGCAGCACCCGTGCCACCATGGGACCGGTGGCCGACGACACCGCGTGGACCGACCTGGACCGACCCCCGCTGAACGCCCTGGCCCTGGGCCGCGCGCTCGTGGCGCCGGGGGGCTGGGCCGCGCTGGACGTCGTGGCCGACACCGGCTCCACCAACGCCGACCTGCTCGAGGCGGCCCGCACGGGGGCCCCGGACCGCACCGTCCTCGTCGCCGAGCACCAGGGCACGGGGCGCGGTCGGCACGCCCGGACCTGGTCCAGCCCCCCGCGGGCCGGCCTCGCGCTGTCGGTCCTGCTGCGCACCACCGGTGTCCCCGTCTCCCAGTTGGGCTGGCTGCCCCTGCTGGCCGGGGTGGCCGTGGTGGACGTGCTGCGCCGGGTGGCCGAGGTGGACGCCGTGCTCAAGTGGCCCAACGACGTGCTCATCGGTGGACGAAAGGTGGCCGGGATCCTGGCCGAGGTGGCCGTGACCAGCCCCGAGCCCGCCGTGGTGGTGGGGGTGGGGCTCAACGTCAGCCTGCGCACCGACGAGCTGCCGGTGCCCGAGGCCACCTCGCTGACCCTCGCCGGGGCGGCCCTGACCGACCGCGACCCGCTGCTGCGCGCCCTGCTGCGCGAGCTGGGCGACCGGGAGCGGGAGTGGCGTGCGGGCGGTGGTGACCCTGCGGCCGGCCTCGCCCAGGACTACCGCGCTCGCTGCTCCACCCTGGGCCAGGACGTCCGGGTCGTGCTCCCCCACGGCGGCGAGCTGCTCGGGCGGGCCGTTCGGATCGACGACGACGGCCGCCTG contains these protein-coding regions:
- a CDS encoding sulfurtransferase; its protein translation is MPIAPEQNPDFADYAHPERLVSTTWLAEHLGEPGLVVVESDEDVLLYDSGHVRGAVKVDWHTELNDSVTRDYVDGAGFAALMGGKGISREDTIVVYGDKSNWWAAYAMWVFTLFGHADVRLLDGGRAAWAAEGRELTRDETAVTPAEYPVVERDDAPIRAFKEDVQAAIGTVPLIDVRSPAEYTGERTHMPDYPEEGALRGGHIPTAASVPWARAAAEDGRFKKRPELEAIYHEEAGLTPEGEVIAYCRIGERSSHTWFVLTHLLGHTSVKNYDGSWTEWGNAVRVPIVTGAEPGAL
- a CDS encoding Maf family protein; this translates as MTTFVLASASPARLGVLRAAGVDPQVRVSAVDEDALAAVLGPVEPAALVAALARAKALDVAPAWSDAVVVGCDSMLHVGGELVGKPHTVEVARKRWAAMAGAAAELLTGHCVLRVRDGQVVGESTAVQTTVVHFARPTSAEVEAYLATGEPLEVAGSFTLDGVGGWFVERIEGDPSSVIGISLPLVRRLLGELGLSVTSFWNT
- a CDS encoding acyl-CoA carboxylase subunit epsilon; its protein translation is MSAGEPTPAPLLSIVRGQPTDAEVVALTLVLAAAGGGEPPAPRRRERWGDPAELLRRPLHPGPGAWSASLRQQ
- a CDS encoding acyl-CoA carboxylase subunit beta, which produces MTSATKPASETPDPHTTAGKLAELHRREDAAIHAGSAKAVERAHAKGKMTARERIDALLDPGSFVETDALVRHRSTNFGLADNRPYGDGVVTGYGTIDGREVCLFSQDATVFGGSLGEVYGEKIVKVMDLALKTGRPLVGINEGAGARIQEGVVSLGLYGEIFLRNVHASGVIPQISLIMGPCAGGHVYSPALTDFIVMVDQTSQMFITGPDVIKTVTGEDVTMEDLGGARTHNTKSGVAHYMGADEQDALDYVKELLAHLPSNNLGTAPRFESENLTEGSLAENVTETDLELDTLIPDSANQPYDMREVITRVVDDAEFLEVQELWAPNILIGFARVEGRSVGIVANQPMQFAGCLDIDASEKAARFVRTCDAFNVPVITFVDVPGFLPGTEQEFNGIIRRGAKLIYAYAEATVPKVTVITRKAYGGAYDVMGSKHLGADVNLSWPTGQIAVIGASGAVGIVHRRRLAAAAEAGEDVDALRAELQQEYEDTLVNPYVGAERGYVDAVIPPSHTRGQVARALRMLDSKRQTLPPKKHGNIPL
- a CDS encoding SDR family NAD(P)-dependent oxidoreductase, translating into MAREIQHVRGKVVLITGAARGFGELLARDLAEKGARLALLGLEPERLHALARELGPNAEAFDCDVRDRAGVDAAVAAAATHFGGIDMTVANAGITAFGTLADLDPDRFEAVLDVNVNGVYRTLRATYPHLAASRGYVLVVASMAAAIHSPLQAHYCASKAAVTAMADSLRIEGRADGVDVGCLHPTFASTDLMTQTHDDPAGDLIWGGNKKLGLWSEVPPEQVVRTMVRMITRRSRRAAVPDRLLPVVWLDGLVQPLLERGFTPAKVRRMRDAARR
- a CDS encoding biotin--[acetyl-CoA-carboxylase] ligase — protein: MGPVADDTAWTDLDRPPLNALALGRALVAPGGWAALDVVADTGSTNADLLEAARTGAPDRTVLVAEHQGTGRGRHARTWSSPPRAGLALSVLLRTTGVPVSQLGWLPLLAGVAVVDVLRRVAEVDAVLKWPNDVLIGGRKVAGILAEVAVTSPEPAVVVGVGLNVSLRTDELPVPEATSLTLAGAALTDRDPLLRALLRELGDREREWRAGGGDPAAGLAQDYRARCSTLGQDVRVVLPHGGELLGRAVRIDDDGRLVVRDGSGIEHVLSAGDVTHVRLAGR